The Oscillatoria acuminata PCC 6304 genomic interval GGGAGAGTTCGGACGGAGGGGGAAACTGTTTGAGGTCGGCAAATTCTGCAAAATCCGGGGCTAAAATGCCTAATTCCACGGCAAATTTGTAGGCGACAAAAAACTCTAAGAGCGATCGATGGGCGGGAGTATAATCCCCTTCGGCATTGCGAATCAGCATAGTTTGAGCCATCATGTCATAATGCCAGTGGTCTAAATCTTTTTGTTGTTGGACCACGGTACTGAAGAGGCGACGCAGGCGATTGGGAAATTCTCGGAAGTTGAGACTCATGCGATCGCTAGAGAGCATTTCCCAAGACAGTTCGCAGAGGAAATATAACTTATCTGCCATTGAGGTAAAAGTGCGCTCGGTTTTAATATCCCGTTCCATTTTGCGGCGCACGGCATAAAAGTAAATGCGGGATAAATCAATGGGTTTTCCTGACTCAATTTCCGGCAATGCTTCTAAAATTAACTCAATCATCACCGGACGTTTTGCCAAATCCAACAATTTGGCATTTCGCATGACTTTTTCCACCGTTGCCGCTGTTGCCCGTTTGCTAATCACTTCGCGGATTTGGGTGGAATTGAGCTTTTCAATTTCCAGAACTTCAAATTGAGGCGTTGCCCCGATTAAATTAGCAGTGGAGGCTTTTAATTCCGCATTTAAAAGGGCGCGTCCTTCTTGAGCTTCGGGAAAATGTTCAGTCCGACAGGTGAGGATGACTTTGGACCCGGGAACGACAACTTTGGCGAGTTCCCAAAAGTTATTAATCATTTGTTGGCGATCGACTTTGGCGGCCATTTCATCAAAGCCATCAAAAATTAATAACAATTTCCCCATGCGATTTAATTGCTCAAAGGCCGAGTAACCGGGTAAGCCAATTTCATGCTGACGGAAAAAGAATTCTGAAAACAAGGATTCGACACTAACGGCTTTGGCATAATCCCGTAAGGGAATCACTAACGGCAGACGAGGACGGGGCAATCCTTCTTCTTTAGCAGCGCGATATTTCTTAACGGTTTCCCAGGCATAGTGAAGGGCAAACCAGGTTTTGCCGGTGCCAAATTCTCCTAAAATAGAAATATGTTCTTTCGCCGGGTCATCCACCCAACGGTTGATATAGCGGTCGATCCAGCCGTTGCGTTCATCGTAGCGACTTTTGGCAATTCGTTGGTGGGTGATGGGGTCTAATTCTTCTTTGGTGCAGGCCAGGGGGACATATAAGCGTTCAATGTCTCGCTGCATGACTTCGCCTTCTAACCAGTCGATATATCGACTAAAATCTGCTACTTCGTCGATGAGTTCGTCAAAGGTGTAGCAGAATAAAACCTCATCATTTTCAACAATATCCACTGCCGCTTGACTAATCCGCCTCGGGGCAACTAACCAGCCTTCATCGGCTTTTTGAACCTCGACAGATTCCCGTAAATGATTGACATCACTAATCGTAACTTCCCCTTCAATGCCCCGGACCACAATGCGATCGAACCCGCGACGGGCGCGGATATTAATAATCCATTCAAAGTAAGTGGGGGTTTGAACTTCGTAGGACTCGAAGTCATATAAGGCTTCTAACCAGTTGCGTAATTGCCGCGCAAATGCTGAGTTAAGGCGGGGTTGGTTTCCCGCTGCCGGAAGAATGGGGTCGGGGTCGCTGGCGGTGAGTTTGGCAATTTCTTGGCGGAGGTCTTCCAGGGCATTGAGGTTTTCCAGGCGCTCTAAAATTTGGTTGGTATTGTACCGCAAATCTTCAATTTTGCGAAATTCCAAGACTTCGGCAGGGGTGCGGGTGCGGTTAGCAATTTCCATGAAAATGCTGCTAAATTTCGCCAATTCCCGCTGATAGTCAATATGGCTTTCCCGAATTTTATCCCCCAAGGCAAAGCCATCGATATAGGATTCAGCTTCGCTCAGGAGGGTATAGGGGTCGTTGCGATCGAAGGCTTTCCGAAAGCCTTGATAAATTTCGTTTTGGCGGAAGAGTTCGAGGACGAGTTGCAGTTGGTCCACATCGAAGTTATCGAGGTTTTGAATGCCATATTCGACTAAGGCATACCGATAAACTCCGGTAAAATCTGCCGGAGGATGGTCTGCATCAATCTGAAATTTTTTGAGTAATTTAATAACTAATTCGTTGCGTCTAGCGGTATTAATGATGACGGGAGTGGCAACGCGAGCGATCGCCAGAATCGCCCGAACGATCTCGTCAATTCCTACCATAGTTTTTTCCTCGATCTTCGATAGCTAATAACCTATAGGTGGGACAGCAATGGCTGTTTAGGGAATCGGGGGTGGGTTCGGGTCTCAAACCCTGAATCCGTCGCGGGTTGGGTTGATCTTCGGTGGCGATCGCGGCCCTGATCATCACTGGGGGTCAATGAGGTTCCGGTGGAGTCCCTCATCAAAACTAACGCAATTTTCCCCAGTTAGCCTAGGGTGGGTAACCCGCACTCGATGAGAAAGTGGGGGATGTCCTGTCTTTATTCTATTCCGTCCTGAGAAATGCTCAATTTACCTGGGGTTCTCTTGCCTGGGTTTTGAGTGGGTTGCAGAAAGAGACCTAACCCCCCAACCCCCTTCCCTACAAGGGAAGGGGGAGCCGGAAGGGGGATTCTCAAAGCCCCTTCCTGATATAGGTTTTGACGGGGTTGCAGAAAGAGACCTAACCCCCCAACCCCCTTCCCTACAAGGGAAGGGGGAGCCGGAAGGGGGATTCTCAAAGCCCCTCCCCTCTTAGGGGAGGGGTTTGGGGAGAGGTCTCTTTCGGGGAAGGCGATCGCATCACCCAAACCCCTCACCCAGTGCCCTAAAACCTACAAACCCTGACACTCAAAGCCTTTTACTCCCCTAAACCCGACTAACACGATGCGGAATCGGTGGGAATGCAACAGACGACCATGCCAGTCTAAGCACCTCTGGTTTAGGACCCCCATCGGTAATCTCCCCTATTAGGGCCGAGATGCTATGTTTCAGATTAGCGAACCAAGATTTACCATAGAAATAACCCCTTGGGAAACTTTGTTGATGAGTTACTGTCCGAATCCCGATTGTCCGAATCCGATAAATCCTGACCTGACGATGTTTTGTCGCACCTGTGGTACCAAGCTGGTGTTGGCACAACGGTATCGTTTGGTCAAACTGATCGGGATGGGAGGGTTTGGCAGAACGCTGTTGGCACTGGATGAGTTCAAACCCTCGAAACCGCAATGTGTGGTTAAGCAATTTTATCCCCAATCCCAACAGAATGCCGAAAAGGCGAATCAATTATTTCAGCAAGAGGCAATTCGTCTGGAACAGTTGGGCAAACATTCCCAAATTCCTGAACTGTTTGCTCATTTTGAACAGGAAAATCGGCAATATATTGTCCAGGAATTTATTGATGGACAAAATTTAACCGAAGAACTCGCGGAACAAGGTCGATTTTCTGAATCGGCAATTGTTAGTCTGCTGGAAGATTTATTGCCAGTTTTAGATTTTGTCCACAAAGGTAAGGTGATTCATCGGGATATCAAACCGGAAAATATTATTCGGCGTCGTCACGATCGCAAGTTAGTCTTGGTGGATTTTGGCGCAGCTAAATATGCCACGGGAACTACCCTAAATCAAACCGGGACCACCATTGGCACTAAGGGTTATGCGGCACCGGAACAAACCTTTGGCAAGGCGGTATTTGCCAGTGATATCTACAGTTTGGGGGTGACTTGTATTCACTTGTTGACGACCCGGGAACCGTTTGAGATGTATGATGCAATGGAAAGTACCTTTGTTTGGCGCGAGTATTTAGGTATCAATAAAGTCAGCGATCGCCTCGCAACAGTCCTGGACAAGGCGATCGAAAGTAGTGTGAGACGGCGCTATCAATCGGCGGAGGAATTCATCCAAGGGTTGAAGGCCGCACCGTCCAAGGGAAGTAGGACCATCACTCCCCAATCCCGATCGCCTGCACCAACCCCCCAACGGGCGATCGCCACGGTGCGCGTGAGCACGCCTCCGGTTACGGTGTCGGAAATTGGTAGTTTGGTGGGACATGGTGCGCCGGTTAAAGCGGTTGCTATTAGTGCCAATGGTCAGTTGTTAGTCAGTGGCAGTCGTTCCGGGGTTAAATGGTGGCAACTCCATGAGGGTCAAGAATTGCCCACCCTGCGTAGTAGTTGGCCCGAGGAACCCTTTGCTGGGGTGAGTGCGTTGGCCTTTTCCCCGGATGGGCGACTGTTGGCCGCAGGTAGTGGCGGTGGGGCGATCGCCTTGTGGGATGTGACGTTACGGCGGATTTTGCGCTTGCTCAAAGCGCCATCGGGGGTCAAATCTGTCGCTTTTTCCCCGGATGGGCGACTGTTGGCGGCAGGAGGAACCGATGGGGCGATCGCCCTCTGGGAAACGGCTTCTTGGCGGCTATTTCGCCCGCTGATGGGTCATTCTGCTGCTGTGAACTCCGTGGCTTTTTCTCCCGATCGCCGCACTTTAGTCTCCGGAAGTGAGGATACTTCCGTTGTGTTTTGGGATGTGACAACTCAGGCGGATACACAGACGGGATGGGGACGCTCAGGGGCTGTGAATGCGATCGCCATTTCTCCCTGTGGTCGTTTCCTCGCCAGTGGTTGTGCCAACCGCACGATTTTGTTGTGGGAACTGCCCTCGGGACAACAAATCGGCACTCTCACCGGACATTCCACCGGAGTCAATTCCGTGGCCTTTTCCCCCGATGGTGCAACCCTCGCCTCGGGAAGTGATGATACTTCTATTGTGCTATGGGATGTGAAAACCGGACAAGAAAAGCGCACTTGCTGGGGGCGATCAGGGGTGGTCTATGCCGTCGCCTTCACTCCCGATGGTAATACCCTCGTCAGTGGCACCGAGGATACAACGGTGAAAATTTGGCAGTTGCGGGGATAATTTTCACCGCACCCGAACCGTTTTTATTCCTCATCGAGTCTTAACTCAATCTCGGGTTTTCTGTCTAAGGGCAAGATAATTTCAAATTCAGTGCCTATGCCCTCTTGAGAGTTCAGATTGATTTGACCCTTATGCTTATCTCGGACAATTTCATTACTAATAGCTAATCCTAATCCTGTCCCTTTGCCTACGGGTTTGGTAGTGAAAAAGGTATCAAAAATCCGCTGTTGAATTTGAGGGGGAATTCCCATTCCATTGTCGGCAATCCGGATAATCACTGCGGATTCGTCTTCGCGGTTAATCAGTTCCGTGGCGATGGCTAACTGCGGCGTCCAAGTTGGATTTTTATTCAAATTATCGGCTTCTTTCTCTTTCCGTTCTAATAAAGCATCAATGGCATTTCCCAGCAAATTCATAAACACTTGGCTCAACTGCCCCGAGTAACAGTCCACTAACGGCAAGTCTCCATAATTTTTGACCAGATCAATATCATACTTGATTTGATTGTTTAAAATCAACAGGGTACTATCCAAACATTCATGTAAATCTGCTGGTTTACGCGCTGTTTCATCCAGATGAGAAAAGTTTTGTAACCCGCCGACAATCTTCGTGAGTCGGTCGGAACTCACGACTAGAGATTGCACCAGTTTGGGTAAATCTTTCCGTAAAAACTCTAAATCAATATTCTCGATGGTTTCGACAATTTTCTGAGAAGGAGTCTCCATTTCCTCCTCATACACCGACACCAGTTCTAGCAAGTCTTGACAGTAGTTGGCTAAAAATCCCATATTTCCTGCAATACAATTCACGGGATTTTTAATTTCATGAGCAATTCCTGCCACCATCCGCCCTAAAGAGGCCATTTTTTCCGTTTGAATGGTATGGGAACGGGTTTGCTCTTGCAGCATCTGGGTGGTGAGTTCATAAATTTGGGATTGGGCGATCAGTAACTGATGAACGTCTAAGAGGCGATAGACATTCGGTTCCATCTCGACCACAATCGGTTCATAGAGAAACTCTGGCGATCGGCTTAAAGATTGCCTTGCCGCCATGCCAATGGGGAGATAACTGGCAAAGGTGAGGGGTTCGATTTTTGTAAAACTATGTAAAGATTTTAACGGTCGTCTGGAGAATAATTCCAGTCCGTAGGGACGACTTAAATGTTCCAAAAATCTCCGCCGAGAAATCGTGCCAACAAACTTACCCGATTCCGTTAAAATAGCCCCGGGAAGTAGTGGATTTTCGGCTAAGGCTTTCGCCAATTCGGATCCGGGACAGGTGACTTCTATTTCAAAATCAAACAAAGTTAGGTCCGCGAGGGTGGAGTCTAACGTGAGTTTACCAACCAGTCGGTCTGGGGTAACGGGAACAAATTGTTCTAAATTTTCCACAGATGTTGCAAGCATTACGGGTTTCCTCGTTAGGGATAATGGGTATCATGAGAAATTAAAAAGTTATTTATTTTACAGAATTAACTTATTTTACAATACATCTCTCCTCTAGGTTAATTCATTAAAAAAGTTTAATTTAAAATTAACCTGGAATTAACCTAGGGACAGGAATCAAGAATTAGGCTAAAAACCCGGCTGTTCCTAATTGGTTACAGATTAGCAAAAAGGGGGTCTAAAAACCCGGGTTTTCTTCTTTCTATGATACCAAAATCCTCGGGTGAAGTTTGATAACCGGATCAAAGATAGGGAGGGGATGAATTGAGGAACTCCTATTAAACCGCACAGACTTGTAAATCCGTGGATTCCGACAAGTCCCCAGGCAAACCGGGTGGGGTTTAAAATAGCGGATCTGTTAATTTTCGTGACAAATCGAGCAGTCACGACCCTGTTGCTTGGCGCGATAGAGGGCCTGATCTGAGGAGGCAATCAGACGTTCTAAGGAGTCATGTTTTGTGGGGATGACCGTAGCAATACCGATACTGAGGGTGATCCGATCGCAAACTTGGGAGTTCTCGTGGGGGATCTGGAGGGTGGCGAGGGCCTTGCGGATGCGATCAGCAACGGCGATCGCCCCATCGGCGAAGGTATTGGGCAAAATTACCGCAAATTCTTCCCCGCCATATCGCGCCACTAAATCCTCCCGGCGATTGCCACATTCCTTTAAAACTCGTGCCACCTGTTGCAAACAGGAATCGCCTGCCTGATGTCCGTAGGTGTCATTATAGCCCTTAAAAAAATCAATATCGCATAACAGCAAAGATAGGGGTTTTTTCTCCTCCGTGAGACGGTCCCATTGTTGAGACAGATAGCGATCGAACATTCGCCGGTTCGCCACTTGAGTTAATCCATCTAAAGTTGCCTGTCGGTGTAACTCTTCATTGGCAACTTCCAGTTGTTGATACAGATTCTGGAGTAATTGGGTGGCTAATTCATGAATGTGGGCATGGGCGAGTAATAATTGATGCACATCCAACAACCGATAGATCCCCGGGGCGATTTCTACCACAATCGGTTCATAAAGCAAATCCGGCGATCGCGATAAAACCCCCTGGACTGCCGCGACAATGGTGACCGAACTTTTAAACCGTAAATATTCAATTTGAGTAAACCGATATAAAATCTGAATCTGCCGTTTGTAAAATAATTCCAACCCATAAGGTCGGGAAAGCTGCTCAAAGAATCTTCCCCGAGAAA includes:
- a CDS encoding NACHT domain-containing protein; this translates as MVGIDEIVRAILAIARVATPVIINTARRNELVIKLLKKFQIDADHPPADFTGVYRYALVEYGIQNLDNFDVDQLQLVLELFRQNEIYQGFRKAFDRNDPYTLLSEAESYIDGFALGDKIRESHIDYQRELAKFSSIFMEIANRTRTPAEVLEFRKIEDLRYNTNQILERLENLNALEDLRQEIAKLTASDPDPILPAAGNQPRLNSAFARQLRNWLEALYDFESYEVQTPTYFEWIINIRARRGFDRIVVRGIEGEVTISDVNHLRESVEVQKADEGWLVAPRRISQAAVDIVENDEVLFCYTFDELIDEVADFSRYIDWLEGEVMQRDIERLYVPLACTKEELDPITHQRIAKSRYDERNGWIDRYINRWVDDPAKEHISILGEFGTGKTWFALHYAWETVKKYRAAKEEGLPRPRLPLVIPLRDYAKAVSVESLFSEFFFRQHEIGLPGYSAFEQLNRMGKLLLIFDGFDEMAAKVDRQQMINNFWELAKVVVPGSKVILTCRTEHFPEAQEGRALLNAELKASTANLIGATPQFEVLEIEKLNSTQIREVISKRATAATVEKVMRNAKLLDLAKRPVMIELILEALPEIESGKPIDLSRIYFYAVRRKMERDIKTERTFTSMADKLYFLCELSWEMLSSDRMSLNFREFPNRLRRLFSTVVQQQKDLDHWHYDMMAQTMLIRNAEGDYTPAHRSLLEFFVAYKFAVELGILAPDFAEFADLKQFPPPSELSQTFGKAPLTQAVLELLLPSVDPGETTKTRLLQLVQSTQGQCETEAGYLGGNAVTLLLKLDPNALDNSDLRDTVILGADFTSANLRNVNLAQANLKHCTFTTVFGTVLSAAFSPDGEWFATGDANGEIYLWQVEGKPLVLCQGHSAAVWSVAVTPDGKTLVSGSDDGTVKTWDVRTGNCLQTLPGHSHFVRAVAVTPDGKTIISGSNDRTLKLWDLETGHCHTTLYGHGSIIWSVAVTPDGQTIASGSADQTVKLWDVETGVCRKTLEGHTEWVLSVAITPDGQTLASGSAGGTVKLWDLTTGNCHTTLEEQSSSVWSLAVAADNRTLIGGSADGTVKVWDMTTGDCLHRLPEHNSRVGTVAIAPDGRTLVSGSDDETVKLWDIVRGECLTTLQGYASAVWSLALAPDGNTLASGSADRSVKLWDLTTGECLNTWQGHPSKVLSVAIPATGDYLTSISDDGTLHHWEMQTGEPLTTQWRPPSSGEVMALSPDGQTLACGSADCTVKLWDLQTEQGMTPLQRHTSRVVSLSFSSDSTILVSGTNDGTMNLWDFRTGECLKTLQGQGDYVWAVAVSPDGQTLASGREDGIVSLWDVETGDCLKTLEGHGSAVLSLVFHPEGKTLVSGSYDETIKVWELDSGDCVQAIVNKPYAGMDITGVRGLTEAQKATLKALGAIEQ
- a CDS encoding sensor histidine kinase, with amino-acid sequence MLATSVENLEQFVPVTPDRLVGKLTLDSTLADLTLFDFEIEVTCPGSELAKALAENPLLPGAILTESGKFVGTISRRRFLEHLSRPYGLELFSRRPLKSLHSFTKIEPLTFASYLPIGMAARQSLSRSPEFLYEPIVVEMEPNVYRLLDVHQLLIAQSQIYELTTQMLQEQTRSHTIQTEKMASLGRMVAGIAHEIKNPVNCIAGNMGFLANYCQDLLELVSVYEEEMETPSQKIVETIENIDLEFLRKDLPKLVQSLVVSSDRLTKIVGGLQNFSHLDETARKPADLHECLDSTLLILNNQIKYDIDLVKNYGDLPLVDCYSGQLSQVFMNLLGNAIDALLERKEKEADNLNKNPTWTPQLAIATELINREDESAVIIRIADNGMGIPPQIQQRIFDTFFTTKPVGKGTGLGLAISNEIVRDKHKGQINLNSQEGIGTEFEIILPLDRKPEIELRLDEE
- a CDS encoding protein kinase domain-containing protein — its product is MFQISEPRFTIEITPWETLLMSYCPNPDCPNPINPDLTMFCRTCGTKLVLAQRYRLVKLIGMGGFGRTLLALDEFKPSKPQCVVKQFYPQSQQNAEKANQLFQQEAIRLEQLGKHSQIPELFAHFEQENRQYIVQEFIDGQNLTEELAEQGRFSESAIVSLLEDLLPVLDFVHKGKVIHRDIKPENIIRRRHDRKLVLVDFGAAKYATGTTLNQTGTTIGTKGYAAPEQTFGKAVFASDIYSLGVTCIHLLTTREPFEMYDAMESTFVWREYLGINKVSDRLATVLDKAIESSVRRRYQSAEEFIQGLKAAPSKGSRTITPQSRSPAPTPQRAIATVRVSTPPVTVSEIGSLVGHGAPVKAVAISANGQLLVSGSRSGVKWWQLHEGQELPTLRSSWPEEPFAGVSALAFSPDGRLLAAGSGGGAIALWDVTLRRILRLLKAPSGVKSVAFSPDGRLLAAGGTDGAIALWETASWRLFRPLMGHSAAVNSVAFSPDRRTLVSGSEDTSVVFWDVTTQADTQTGWGRSGAVNAIAISPCGRFLASGCANRTILLWELPSGQQIGTLTGHSTGVNSVAFSPDGATLASGSDDTSIVLWDVKTGQEKRTCWGRSGVVYAVAFTPDGNTLVSGTEDTTVKIWQLRG
- a CDS encoding GGDEF domain-containing protein, translating into MKLYTSNTMDLGNASILNQSCPDSSFLLSDRVCMKTLHLESTLSALSLYDYQVNAEVMGREVAETFNANPLLPGVILLGEGELLGMISRGRFFEQLSRPYGLELFYKRQIQILYRFTQIEYLRFKSSVTIVAAVQGVLSRSPDLLYEPIVVEIAPGIYRLLDVHQLLLAHAHIHELATQLLQNLYQQLEVANEELHRQATLDGLTQVANRRMFDRYLSQQWDRLTEEKKPLSLLLCDIDFFKGYNDTYGHQAGDSCLQQVARVLKECGNRREDLVARYGGEEFAVILPNTFADGAIAVADRIRKALATLQIPHENSQVCDRITLSIGIATVIPTKHDSLERLIASSDQALYRAKQQGRDCSICHEN